The window CTGTTAGTATGTTTGTGCTTTAGCTCATTTATACTGCACTGCTTTTAAAAGCTTTGGCCAAATGTGTTACGGCTAATGCTGCACGCATTTAATCAGTTTCATttagtaatatttaaattttgcgTGTCTGTTAATTCTAAGACTGATTATGTAAGCCATTCTAATGTTGATTAATAGAACAGCATCGCAGGTCACGTGAATAATCGCAAAAATTCACGTGCAGTTTTAACAGGATTCAGTATTTCGCGTCATGCTTCTCTTCTTGCACTGAATGCACACCTCATAGTGATGAGGATAAATTCACTCTTTCCTGGTCATGTGACGGGAGACAATTCATCATGTGCAGATGATTCATCCCTGGTCAGATCGTTTAACCTACTGCCCTTTGTCCCGCTTAGGACGTAGTCCTGAGAAATGGAACAGAGGCTTTTGAGGTTTGGGTTGATCCTCCTGCTCCGATCTACATGCAGTTTTACTTCTTCAATCTCACGAACCCAGCGGAGGTCTTGATTGGGGAAAGACCAGCAGTGACGGAGATTGGACCTTACACATATAGGTGCGAAGATGGCttattttagttattaattTTGCCAGGGTAAAGTATAAAAGTTGAGAAATGGTAATAAAACGTTATACCCGAAACAGACGTTTATCTTTAACTAAAGATAGGTGAGGAGGAAATGGAGCaatgattatatatatatataatgaaatCCCCTTGAGTTGTTAAACTGGAAAATAAGTTctatctgattggctgaaaaaaATGATAGTCTTTCATAAGCACGTGCTTTGCTGGAAGACGAGGTGAAAGCAAAGAGGTGCCAAGAAACAGAAAGCAACACGCAATTAAAGTGAACACAGtctaacattttgtttcagttcctTTTGGTTTAATAATGCCTACCGATCGCTGCAGCGATCCCTAGAAACCTATCTAGGGAAACAATGTTTACTTCCTGTCAGGGTTTCATTTGCTTTCTAATCTTGTCTGGTTCAATGCATAAACATACTGAAACACACATGCAAGTGTGACTACAGTGAAAAGTAgttctacaaaatattgactCAGGGGACTTTATACCTCTGCATCACTTTCTGTTAATCTAacacagaaatacagaaaaatgtggATAAGTACAAGGAATAGGGATATTTTGCAAGATACTATAGCTAAAGTTTAGAAAGCAGCCTGAAGGTGTTACCGTTTATTTGGCCTTAAACTACAACCAGAATGTAATTTGTCTGTCTAATTTTTCATAACACAGAGAATATCGGCCCATGGAGGAGGTGGTCTTCCAGGAAAACGGCACAAGAGTTGCGGCAGTCAATcctaaaacttacatttttcagcGCAACATGTCCCGAGGTCCTGAAAGTGACCTCATCAGGACGGTCAACATCCCTGCTATGGTGAGTTCAAGAAAtcccctcttcttttttttgcaaaaaatatactaggaatattttttgtttgtgcagtaATTTGGTCACATGAAAATATCTGCAGAttgaatgtatatattttttaaattagaggAAAACACCTAactttagaaacaacaaatcacttaagtaaaaaatacaaaaatctttattatgCAACTGGTTTTTAACTGAAATTTTTACCTTTACCTTCATCAACAAGTGTGCTAAAGGGAATATTCAAAGATGTTTTCATTaatgtttctactttttttccccaatagaCAGTAATGGAAAGATTTAAGGCCAATGCGGTTGTAGCCAATCTGATCTCCGCCTACATGCGATCCAGTGGTATCGGCCTGTTCACCACCCACACTGTGGGAGAGCTACTATGGGGATATGAAGACGGCCTGCTGAAAgctctcaaaaagtttgatCCTGAGCTGGACGACTTTTTTGGACTTTTCTACAAGACGAATGCGTCAAACGATGGAGAATATATGTTCTTTACTGGCCAGCAGAACTACAAGGACTTTGCTAGAGTGGACACATGGAATGGGAAAAGGTagagactttgttttttttttgtttttttttttagttcagcaGTCATTCATCTATCAGTAAACCAATGAATCCACTGAGGTTTGAATAAACAAGTTATTGGATCAGTATTTATTGATCCAATAATACTTACAGCTGGGTAATCACTAATCTTGAGGTTGTTGACTGTATTAAATGAAGTGGGTCATATGAGTGAAAGTAGCTGTTGTTCTCCAGTGCGATGCAGCTTGAGTTTATCatctcaaaacatttacagcacAGTGTAACtttctttattattgttattgtagTAGTATAATCTCGACCTGAAAAATCAAACCCTAAATTTGAgtgcatttatttagtttgcaaataatagttttttttttgtatgcacTCATGTACAGCACAATTATTGGTACCTTCTTATTATTGCTTTGTTTAACCTCCCCTCCTCTTTTGCCAGCAGGCAGCCTTTAGTCTTTTATATCATTGCACAAGTTTATAACATACAgacagaaagagggagagaggagaggaagctTTGAcccttttatttgaaaaatctgtCTGAATTGTCCAGAGTCGTTGGTGCTCTCTAATGTAATCCTCTCACCAGCTCAGCCCactatttaacattttttcagaGGATTTAGGTCTGGTGACTGAAAGGGCCATGGAAGACggttgattttatttctggtattgattttgttgttgtttgttttagtttagtatTGTGCTTAAATCTCAAACAGTGATCTGTTTTCAATGTTCTGTCAGAAGCCACATCATTTATGCATAAAAAGCTCTGAAATGTTACAGAGTCTATATACCAGGCCATCTTAGTAAGGTTGCCAGGATGAGTAAAGGAGGagacccacagcatcacagattctTACCATGctttacattttgtaatgaagattattttccacattcatccttttttttttttttttacatataccCTCCTGTCTTTTGTTTCATTGGAAGACATTCTGCCATAAGAAAATAACACTCAAGTATCGCCTAAAAacccatttaaaaatgtacgtTGTTTTCAGTACACAATTGAATCTCCAGAATATCTTCCACATGAGCGTCCTGGCTCTTTCATCTAAATCCCACATTCCCATTATTTTAGAATCAACACATTAGTGACTGAATAGTGACCCAATAACATCACTTAATTTCACACCACACTGCAGATGCTTCACTTTCCTCAAAAAAATGCAATAGTTTAAGCTGTTAATTTGACCCTTatggtgaaaaataataaaacgagATGCTTATGGCACAGAAAAATAACGTACCGAGTCACAGTGAAGCAAGACGCCTTCAAGCTCCCCCTCTTTTTATCTAGTATTAATTAGCTTTACACAATTGGAGTGCATCGGATTCATCACCAATATTTTTGTGCCTCCTTTATAgtcttttttactttatatagtggcaaaaaagaaacaactttcatgaaaagtttaaaaatagatacttcagttacatttattttactggaattgaatttagctgaaataaaatagGAATTTATTTAGATGTGTTTCAGACATCTTTGCCAGAAGCGCCAGTTATAGCAGAGGGTGCTGTATGTCTGTTAACCCTTTTTAGTGTAGTGAAGCTCAGGCCGTCTAAAAGCTGCACGCTGTTTTTAGCCtctgaaatgacaaaatattacagtgaaaaataaaaaaagtaaatgtttggaTTGTGAATGCAGCTCCTTGGATTGGTGGACGTCTGACGAGTGCAATATGATCAATGGAACCAACGGAGCGTCTTTCCACCCAATCATCAGCAAGAATGAAGTCCTCTACATGTTCTCCTCTGACCTGTGCAGGTGAGGTGCTGACACAGCAAATATGATTCcggaaatatatataaatatatataaaatgttttttttttttcattttgtgaaaaataaaaaaactgtgcaCCTTTAagtaattttcctttttatgtttcCAATTCTGTATAAAATATAGCTTCTGCTTTCCCTCATGACCCGTTCTACTCATGCAGCATATCTGGTTTTAACCTCTGACCCCGGTGTTGGCTAAAGacatttagtaaaatgtttCCTAAGCCTTATCCACAGTGTTATCTTGGTGCGAGGATTGGATTAAGAATTAAGAATACCACTTCATCTTGAGTTAGTTCAGATCAGCAGGAGGAAGTGCTCATGTGCAGCACAATTATTGGTACCttctttttaatgctttgtttAACCCCAGCAGGTGCAGCATGTGGGCCTAAAACCTGCTTATCTTGTTcactaaaacaataaatgccaGGATGCATGTGAACGTTGGAGAGCTTATTGTAAAACCTGTTGTTCTCTAAGATGGTTTCCTGAAAACCTGAGTGtgcaaaataaatgcagttgTTCCTCTGCGCTGCATATCAGTTTTATATAATCATCTCTGCCACCAAAGACGACCCGGcgtgtgatttttaaaaaaaattttttttcttttcaaggtCGCTGTATGCCGTGTACACCAACGACGTGACGGTGAAGGAGATCCCTGGCTATCGCTTTGTTCCCCCCTTCGAAGTTTTCGCCAATCAGACCGTGAACCCGGCCAACTCGGGCTTCTGTGTTCCTTCTGGAAACTGCCTGGGCTCAGGCCTGCTCAATGTCAGCGTGTGTAAACAAGGTTGGTGGTGCGGATACGCCATCGATTACACGGAGTCTCGGTTCTTGATTAAATCTGGCTAATTATAATCTGCTTCCGTAATCTCATCTTGGTGGTGTTTAGGCGCGCCCATCATCATGTCCTCACCGCACTTCTACCAGGCTGATGAGAAATTTGTGCAGGATGTGTTTGGGATGAGGCCCAATAAGGACAAGCATCAGACTGCCATCGATATCAACCCAGTACgatttaactttatttcactgtgtttttttttgcttaccgCTTACATACAATATACATACAATACAGTCTTTAATAGAGTATAATGGGAACAACATGGAGCTACTGACCAAGGGACATATTAAACCTACCTTCATCAGTTGGTGTTATCAGTTCATACCCAAATTATGTATAGGACTACCTCTTAATCTGACACATCCTGCCTTTGTAAAATAACTTTCCCTTAGTGGATATTGTCTCCAGCTCAGGGGCCCATCTGCTTTTAAACTATGTGCAGTACAAAATGACACCACTAGGTGGTGAAATATCTCAGTTTTGCATCTGCTTGTTTACGCTGAGCCTTGAAACTGGTTAAAAATTAAAGTAGCGGTACTTGGTACAAACCTCTCACCAAAGATAAACTGATAGGTGATATCAGCTTTTTGTACTGTAATAACCTGGTTGGTCTTGGGgtagaaaaacaattttaggACAAGAAAATACTTGTAAACTCAGGGAAATTACAGATTTAGTGGGTATTGCATGTAAATAAGGCAGGAAACATTGCAGGTATACAGTAACTCACAGAAGTACTCGCATTGTTTTGACATGTTccaaatgcaaattttaatgtgttttaataggATTTTATCTGAGAGACCAATGCAAAGTTCTTAATAATTAAAGATGGTGAGATGAAAGGAAAGGGATCAacagttttcaatttttttttttttacaattttttgatAAATGATAGTACATTATGCTTTTTTCGTTCTTTCTGACTGTATTCTGCATCATTGCTGTTGTTTCATTGCATGAAACCTTGACATATTTAGCAAAATACGACATTTGTCATAAATAATCTACTAGTACAAAgttctgtaaacatttttagttgCAAAGCTAACAAGGGATATTGAccaatatttcttaaaaatagaaGCATGgacttctaaaaataaaagtgtgacCTTCTccaaaatgtgaacttttgtCTGGTTGCACAACCAAACTATGTGACAAAAAAttggtctgatttaaaatgggttttttttgggtgggggtTTGGCATCTTGCGTAGCTTCCTTTTTGTCACTACTGCTTTtcgttttcagtttttagaGAGTTGttatgatttaatttgattactttCTGCACTGATGCAAAGTTTCAGatctgcaaaatgaaaaatgcacaTTCATGCACAGGCATAAAGCAAAAGAAACCTGCAAGTAGCTGTGACATAAGCTTTTTATGCGTGCGAGTTACACGTTTGAACTCTGTAAACAACTTACTGTTTATCCCCAGTTTGGCCTCCTTTCTGTACTTGAGTCCTTGTTCAAAGTCCTCTGAACATTCAGAGCCAGGAAGCTGTTTTTCCACCTCAGTGTTTCAGTCTTTCCTGTGGAAGACTGAAACACTGAGGTGCTTGCAGCCCAAGACGTACGGCGGCTGTCATTTAAATCACAAGGTTGCTGCTTTGAGTCTCAacttattatatatatatattagagaaaTCTGTTACTTGATGGTTTTACTTCTCTTGTCTGCCAACCAACCTTTATAATGTAAAGCAAAAATAGTTACAACACTCTGGAGAAGAGTTGGTAGAAATGGagactatttaaaataaataataattaggtATTCCTTTTCAAAGATTACTCTTTAAGGATTAATATACAATTGGGAAAATTATGGAATTTCCATTTCCAGATCTGGATAAATATAAAGTCGTACGTACATTATTGGTCTTACTAGACTTTATTTCTTGTTACATCGCCAGTAAgtcctcttttcattttcatccatccatccatctgtggATCCATTGATCTCTCCTTCATCTATCCTTTCTTCCCTTCCTCCCGTTCACTCCCTCTTTTACCTGTTGTAGTATTTTCTGATTCTCAATTAAAGTCTAATCTCTGTCATAAATTTGTAGTGAACTATCGTATTTATCCTTTAACTGTTACGTAAAAGATTGATATTTCTGGGAAACTGAGTCtggaaaaatgttgaattttgatataaaaatgtgtcttcGCCCTGTAGGTATGACAATAAGTATTAATTGTCTCTTCCGTGTCCTCCTGACAAATTCTGATTGTGTGTTTACAGCTGACAGGAATCATCCTACAGGTAGCCAAACGTATCCAGATCAATGTCTACGTGGAGAAAATCCCACACTTCAGGTAATCCACTCACTTCCTTCAGCTGTCTGTCACTTATGACTCCCTGGATGTTGGATTAATACGATCTTCTTCATGTTGACTTTTGATAAAACCATCACACCTGAATGATCATTCGTAGCTGGGAGGGGCCGTCTGCCAGTGAGataaaaaagcagttttgcCACCATCATCATGATTAGTGGACTTTTGGCCTGACTTTTCTCACTTGTTTATGAGTCTATATGACATCTGATAGAAGCAGCTGTGGGATCATTTCAgaactttcctgtttttttttcttctcgtcactttttctgtttcagctgtttgacgttcaaatgttatatttaaatatgtagaaGTCCTCTGTTTAGAATCTGTGCTTTGCAAATGTcttaaccccttaactgtcaCCCTCAAAAACCCTCCCTGCTCAGACAGCAGTCGATGAGGACGCCGGTGTCATTATGAAAGTTAAGGAGATAAATGTTTAGACTATCTTTAAAGATACACTGAAAAATATCCCttattaattcaattaattggcttaaaatgtattttttagggtaaaaatgtgttgtaggaaagtgagactttcagctgcttctgtttaatgcatctgtttttttacacatgCATAGCTTGTTACCATATGTGTTCTGGGAACACAGACATTGGCAGACTCAGAATCATTAATAATGTTGGTCAGAACATTGTTACTGACCAATGTTTTGACTCTTTTTGCTCAACGGATGAGAAATAAGAACCTATTTCTGCGTCTACCTCAGTCTTCTCTTGTTAATGGACAAATGTTGATGTAAATCTTCTTGGTTTGAACTCGGATTGGATCTGGACTTAAGCATCACTACTTTTATCTTTGGTAGGCATTGTGTTATGAAATGTTGTTCCATTTGAGCTTCCATAAGTAATATCATTTTGGCAACGTTTGCCACTTGGCTATCGTTTTACTTACCTGTTacattttctccctttttcaCACTTTGGACATGGGAATAAAATTGCCCTCATGATctctatatgtatatatattttttccttctcttatagtgaaacaggaaatgtgcGGACTGTGGTTTTCCCTGTGGTGTATCTTAATGAGGTAAAAACACACTTTCTGACTCCGGTGTGGCATTTGCAGCCATTCATTAGAAACCTAGTTTAATTCATATTAGTTTAGAAACTACTTGAAAGACAACTATTCTGTTTTAcactttaatataattttaggGTTGTATTTAATGGCTTTGATTATCAACCTTGAACTTgcaaaaatcatttataattctAATAATCTCAACttaaacttcatttatttatagtaTTATCTGAATAATTTGTTTACGGTTATGGAAAAGTAAAGATCTTCCATTGTTCTACCACCAGAGCGTTCTTATTGACGACGCATCGGCCAAGAAGCTGCAGAGGGTCAATGTCCAGAAGAACGTGGTGGAGAATATCCCATTTCTTGTGATTGGTCTTGGCATCGTCCTGGGAGTAATCTTTATGTTGCTGATGTGTCGACAGAAAGTCCCAGAGGTGAGTTTGCCCCGCAAAGAATCAATAGAGTTGTGTCATCGCAAGAGGCAGTGCAAcggttttgtttaaatgtatttatatgatcaaataaaattacaaatctgGGAATCAGGAGTAGTAGAGTTGGGTGCAAAAACTCCTGTCTGGTggattacaatttttaaaaaatagcaaaattgtA of the Poecilia reticulata strain Guanapo linkage group LG12, Guppy_female_1.0+MT, whole genome shotgun sequence genome contains:
- the scarb2c gene encoding lysosome membrane protein 2c; translation: MLVKPCLIYIIGALSLLMLVVGISLVLSKAFPNFLQSKVKTDVVLRNGTEAFEVWVDPPAPIYMQFYFFNLTNPAEVLIGERPAVTEIGPYTYREYRPMEEVVFQENGTRVAAVNPKTYIFQRNMSRGPESDLIRTVNIPAMTVMERFKANAVVANLISAYMRSSGIGLFTTHTVGELLWGYEDGLLKALKKFDPELDDFFGLFYKTNASNDGEYMFFTGQQNYKDFARVDTWNGKSSLDWWTSDECNMINGTNGASFHPIISKNEVLYMFSSDLCRSLYAVYTNDVTVKEIPGYRFVPPFEVFANQTVNPANSGFCVPSGNCLGSGLLNVSVCKQGAPIIMSSPHFYQADEKFVQDVFGMRPNKDKHQTAIDINPLTGIILQVAKRIQINVYVEKIPHFSETGNVRTVVFPVVYLNESVLIDDASAKKLQRVNVQKNVVENIPFLVIGLGIVLGVIFMLLMCRQKVPESTEAERQPLISS